One stretch of Rhizoctonia solani chromosome 8, complete sequence DNA includes these proteins:
- a CDS encoding Vegetative incompatibility protein HET-E-1 translates to MESKAKSKRESTRRWIGSVLDPASDDHGGTSGEENTTPSTSRLSFRIPTFDRLSGAKGGAWAGLRVSLKTLRETPAMFGPVVSAASILLDCLDTIEAIARNQRDYEYLATELGALSKSLATTYKRAAPGSDSDCVTGIAKATEREAKETESKTERRTGRRMLMANADQQDLMKRCKRIESLFRQLQTNVGMSTWANTNELVVVQLQTCGTKRADEGNIRPIALIVDQQTDMHRRHTVQVLHKLKGWVYNTRGQAAYWMSGMTGTGKTTFACTFAEWLEREAAGAKLLLHAGLCRLSRRNSDDTYGGIPAHRVPRPIPALVSLSYTLCC, encoded by the exons ATGGAAAGCAAGGCAAAGTCTAAGCGAGAGAGTACTCGGCGGTGGATTGGTA GTGTTTTGGACCCGGCCAGCGATGACCATGGAGGCACCTCTGGCGAAGAGAACACAACACCCTCCACTAGTCGACTGTCGTTTCGTATCCCGACATTTGACCGTCTATCCGGGGCCAAGGGCGGAGCATGGGCTGGACTGCGGGTGTCGCTCAAGACGCTGAGGGAAACTCCCGCCATGTTTGGTCCAGTCGTCTCGGCGGCAAGTATACTGCTCGACTGCCTGGATACTATTGAG GCGATCGCGCGGAATCAACGCGACTACGAGTATTTGGCGACCGAGCTTGGTGCACTCAGCAAATCCCTAGCGACCACCTATAAGAGAGCTGCACCAGGCTCAGATAGCGACTGCGTGACTGGGATTGCCAA AGCAACCGAACGAGAGGCAAAAGAAACCGAGAGCAAGACTGAACGGAGGACTGGGAGGCGGATGCTGATGGCGAACGCGGACCAGCAGGACCTAATGAAACGGTGCAAGCGGATAGAGTCGCTGTTTCGGCAGTTGCAG ACGAATGTTGGGATGAGTACTTGGGCAAACACAAACGAACTAGTGGTGGTGC AACTCCAAACTTGCGGTACTAAACGCGCAGATGAAGGCAACATACGACCCATAGCTCTCATTGTCGACCAACAGACGGACATGCACCGAAGGCACACGGTTCAGGTACTCCACAAACTCAAGGGCTGGGTGTATAATACGCGAGGACAAGCAGCATACTGGATGAGCGGTATGACAGGCACCGGCAAGACCACGTTCGCCTGCACGTTCGCCGAGTGGCTCGAGAGAGAAGCTGCTGGCGCCAAGCTTCTTCTACATGCGGGCCTCTGCCGACTGTCAAGACGTAACTCGGATGATACCTACGGGGGCATACCAGCTCACAGGGTACCCCGTCCCATTCCAGCTTTGGTCAGCCTCTCGTATACATTATGCTGTTAG
- a CDS encoding Vegetative incompatibility protein HET-E-1: MSTRNNRSRNKKGKVRRWLDGLLCVSSPVSSPESSPAPSAHRGSTSHRPLASEPASSGQNTEPSRQDVIPLTNEPRLAGPSDSLPVPSALSAEPQIPTPVSPRAHTPVPGSTAKVDGAKGTESGSPSSTPNPELVDDQSHAVHEAAPATTTAEPAEATNKTWAGLPESLRKLMSVAGLIPSVGDAARVLLDCVDTTEVAVDNKQDYEDLATELTALSNTLAQQIEGMGSEAVSKCVSGVAHGIEKQAKEIKKKKERGTARPLLEASSDEKDVIRHYRRIESLFRQLQANLSMNTWSVANDLMVNTRLEGLGPERQAAYDSALSETVGRRTCTEGTRTKVLSDLVQWAHDKNAPAIYWMNGMAGTGKTTIAYSFAEWLKQHELLAGSFFCTRTSAACRDVAKIVPTVVYQLARYSATFQSILYDILNADPDAGSKSIPKQFEALLKEALQKTVEKGKGDALDNLVVVIDALDECEDQRGVETIVDMLFRYAPHLRLKFFVTSRPEPGIYTKMTANVGLRGGMVLHDIEKSLVSKDIKLYLEQELARIPVDISDMDLEGLVDRSGALFIYAATLVRYIRTLKVDPYDRLQAILHSTPGADQEHAHIDELYTTILKSALEDKDLGEPDKERIRAVLRTVLMAQEPIGVETIALLAGIDGSRRVEYALLPLRSVLHQSESTGLVSTLHASFPDFMFSPTRSGSYFCDMDKHSPGMAHRCFAVMKDQLRFNICDLPSSFIADENVDNLQDRIEHRISPSLAYVCRYWASHVSVATANDNLLEDLSVFLSERLLFWMEVMSLRRELLAGIEGFLALKQWLRVSGSTLSDTVTDIAVHKKTNRQTSKVAILIEDASNFYTSYASSPACRCTPHIYISCLPFCPRSSTVYKQYWPRMQGLVELKGSLMDRRETAALATWNIRSPVMSVAYSGDSSRVAVGCGDGTVSIRNAYDGTLLVGPWNAHTDVVGSVVFSADGRLVASGSPDRTIGVWDVRTGAPVAGPFRGHTDVVKSVSFSPDSKRIVSGSGDNTVCIWDTADSTLLVGPLHGHTGSVNSVTYSPDGTLIASASSDKTIRLWRSDDGTPAGFPLQGHTRSVWSVTFTPDGTRLVSGSYDGTVRVWRVSDGSSVATPFQGHSGPVNSVAVSPDGMLVACGSDDRTVRVWRISDGSLAAGPFVGHTGWIGSVGYSPDWTQVISGSGDQTVRVWNVREGMMSPASSEVSLSDITSLSFSPDGAHVLTVSRKGEMRMWDVSSGISQPASPDTQLPHPPSDVASPDRSYTAETDTDGWLVQVVRTDDKSVAAGPFDRTPRVWQFSHDSTCVIVGFEDGKIEGICLQTGQTVFQLRSDNDDYVDLIAEWPDRSLLASVDDTEYNSPSLRIWSMAGPTLCFRTSDNPPLDPGPGQTLSGLYDQCHIDSDGWMVNRSNDLLLWLPSEIAAAALSPFASVIVTRSGTLQVPKQMLVAGDQWHQCYVQR, translated from the exons ATGTCGACGAGGAACAACAGGTCAAGAAACAAGAAAGGAAAAGTTCGACGATGGCTGGATGGACTCCTCTGTGTGTCGTCGCCCGTCTCATCGCCCGAGTCATCGCCCGCTCCGTCTGCTCATCGAGGCTCGACCTCACATCGACCACTCGCTTCGGAACCAGCCAGCAGCGGTCAGAACACCGAACCCAGTAGACAGGACGTCATTCCATTAACCAACGAGCCTCGCCTCGCTGGGCCATCCGACTCTCTCCCTGTGCCTTCTGCCCTTAGCGCTGAACCCCAAATCCCTACACCGGTTTCGCCAAGGGCCCATACTCCTGTTCCTGGCTCTACTGCCAAAGTGGATGGAGCCAAGGGCACCGAGTCCGGCTCGCCCTCATCGACGCCAAACCCCGAGCTGGTCGACGATCAATCTCACGCAGTCCACGAGGCGGCCCCAGCTACTACCACGGCAGAACCAGCGGAAGCCACGAACAAAACATGGGCGGGGCTACCTGAATCGCTCAGGAAGTTGATGAGCGTGGCTGGGTTGATTCCCTCGGTTGGGGATGCTGCTAGAGTGCTTCTAGACTGCGTGGACACGACCGAG GTGGCTGTCGACAACAAGCAAGACTACGAAGATCTGGCAACGGAGCTCACCGCGCTAAGCAACACCCTGGCCCAGCAGATCGAGGGCATGGGATCGGAAGCAGTGTCGAAGTGTGTGTCTGGCGTTGCTCA CGGGATCGAGAAGCAGGCGAAAGAgatcaagaagaagaaagaaagaggaaCAGCAAGGCCACTGTTGGAGGCGAGCTCGGACGAGAAAGATGTGATACGGCACTATCGTCGAATCGAGTCGCTGTTTCGGCAGCTACAG GCGAACCTGAGCATGAATACCTGGAGTGTCGCAAACGATCTGATGGTG AACACGCGGCTGGAGGGCCTAGGACCAGAGAGGCAGGCTGCATACGACTCGGCGCTCTCGGAAACCGTCGGCAGGCGCACATGTACCGAAGGCACGCGCACCAAAGTCCTATCTGACCTCGTACAATGGGCACACGACAAGAACGCACCTGCGATATACTGGATGAACGGCATGGCGGGCACGGGCAAGACGACGATCGCATACTCATTCGCGGAATGGCTGAAGCAACACGAGCTACTGGCGGGGAGCTTCTTCTGCACTCGGACGTCGGCTGCGTGCCGGGACGTGGCGAAGATCGTACCGACGGTGGTGTACCAGCTGGCGCGGTACTCGGCGACATTCCAATCGATACTATACGACATTCTGAATGCAGATCCTGACGCCGGGTCAAAGAGCATACCAAAGCAATTCGAGGCGCTACTGAAAGAGGCGTTGCAGAAGACAGTGGAAAAGGGCAAAGGTGATGCACTCGACAACCTGGTGGTAGTGATCGATGCGCTGGACGAATGCGAAGACCAGAGGGGCGTAGAGACCATAGTCGACATGCTGTTCCGTTACGCGCCTCACCTAAGGCTCAAGTTCTTTGTTACCAGTCGACCGGAGCCTGGGATATACACCAAAATGACGGCGAATGTTGGGCTTCGGGGAGGGATGGTGCTACATGACATCGAGAAGTCGCTTGTGAGCAAAGACATCAAGCTGTACCTGGAGCAAGAACTGGCACGCATCCCGGTTGATATTTCCGACATGGACCTTGAGGGGCTTGTGGATCGGTCGGGAGCGCTGTTCATCTATGCAGCCACACTCGTCCGGTATATTCGCACCTTGAAGGTCGACCCGTACGATCGCCTACAAGCAATACTTCACTCGACTCCGGGGGCCGATCAGGAGCACGCACACATTGATGAGCTATACACAACAATACTAAAGTCGGCATTGGAAGACAAGGACCTGGGCGAACCGGACAAGGAAAGAATCCGAGCGGTGCTACGTACGGTGCTTATGGCCCAAGAGCCGATCGGTGTGGAGACCATAGCGCTGCTAGCCGGGATCGACGGCTCGAGGCGTGTGGAGTACGCGCTCTTGCCGCTCCGGTCGGTGCTGCATCAGTCCGAGTCGACGGGCCTTGTGTCCACGCTGCATGCATCGTTCCCAGACTTCATGTTCAGCCCTACCCGATCGGGGTCATACTTCTGCGACATGGACAAACATAGCCCCGGAATGGCCCATCGATGCTTTGCAGTGATGAAGGACCAGCTGCGGTTCAACATATGCGACCTGCCTTCTTCGTTCATAGCCGATGAAAACGTCGACAACTTGCAAGACCGGATCGAACACCGGATCTCGCCGTCACTGGCATATGTGTGTCGGTACTGGGCCAGTCATGTCAGCGTTGCAACTGCGAACGACAACCTACTGGAGGACCTAAGTGTGTTCCTATCGGAGCGgctgctgttctggatggaggtcaTGAGCCTGCGGCGTGAGCTGTTGGCAGGGATCGAAGGATTTCTGGCGCTGAAGCAGTGGCTGAGGGTGAGTGGGTCAACGCTTTCCGATACAGTGACTGATATAGCAGTACATAAGAAAACGAATCGTCAAACATCCAAGGTGGCGATACTGATCGAGGACGCCAGCAACTTCTACACCAGCTATGCCTCCAGCCCAGCGTGTCGTTGCACGCCGCACATCTACATCTCATGCCTTCCGTTCTGTCCTCGGTCGAGCACGGTGTACAAGCAGTACTGGCCCCGGATGCAAGGGCTGGTGGAGCTGAAGGGCAGTTTGATGGACCGCAGAGAGACAGCCGCACTGGCCACCTGGAACATTCGCTCGCCAGTAATGTCGGTGGCGTACTCAGGGGATAGCAGCCGAGTTGCAGTCGGATGCGGAGACGGAACAGTGAGCATACGGAACGCATACGATGGCACGCTGCTTGTTGGGCCCTGGAATGCTCACACTGATGTTGTTGGTTCGGTTGTGTTCTCGGCTGATGGCAGACTTGTTGCCTCGGGGTCACCTGATCGCACCATTGGGGTATGGGACGTGCGCACTGGCGCTCCTGTTGCCGGCCCATTCCGCGGCCACACCGACGTTGTCAAGTCGGtttcgttctcacccgacagcAAGCGCATAGTCTCTGGCTCCGGCGACAACACCGTTTGTATATGGGACACAGCCGATAGTACACTGCTTGTGGGCCCATTGCACGGTCATACCGGCTCAGtcaactccgtgacgtactcacccgacggcacacTCATTGCCTCTGCCTCCAGCGACAAGACTATCCGACTGTGGCGCTCGGACGACGGCACTCCTGCTGGTTTCCCACTTCAAGGTCACACCCGCTCTGTCTGGTCCGTTACGTTCACTCCCGATGGCACTCGACTTGTCAGTGGGTCATACGACGGGACCGTTCGTGTGTGGAGGGTGTCGGATGGGTCGTCTGTCGCCACTCCATTTCAGGGTCATTCAGGTCCCGTCAACTCGGTGGCAGTGTCGCCTGATGGCATGCTTGTTGCATGTGGGTCTGACGATCGTACCGTGCGAGTGTGGAGGATCAGCGATGGTTCACTTGCTGCCGGTCCATTTGTTGGCCATACTGGTTGGATTGGGTCAGTTGGGTACTCACCGGATTGGACGCAAGTCATCTCTGGCTCTGGTGATCAGACCGTTCGTGTTTGGAATGTGCGCGAAGGCATGATGTCCCCCGCCTCTTCAGAAGTTTCTCTATCAGATATCACATCCCTCTctttctcgcctgatggcgcTCATGTGTTGACAGTGTCGCGCAAGGGCGAGATGCGCATGTGGGATGTCTCGAGTGGCATATCCCAGCCAGCGTCACCCGATACCCAGCTTCCTCACCCCCCATCCGATGTAGCATCTCCCGATAGGTCCTACACTGCTGAAACTGATACGGATGGATGGCTAGTACAGGTTGTGCGCACGGACGACAAGTCTGTGGCTGCTGGGCCGTTTGATCGCACCCCTCGAGTATGGCAGTTCTCTCACGACAGTACCTGCGTCATCGTGGGCTTTGAGGATGGCAAGATTGAGGGGATATGTCTGCAGACTGGGCAGACTGTGTTCCAGTTGCGCTCTGATAACGACGACTATGTTGACCTGATTGCAGAGTGGCCCGATCGTTCCCTTCTTGCCTCTGTTGACGATACTGAGTACAACAGTCCCAGCCTACGAATCTGGAGCATGGCTGGACCGACACTCTGCTTTCGAACCTCAGACAATCCCCCTCTCGATCCAGGGCCAGGTCAGACACTCTCCGGACTTTACGACCAATGCCATATCGACAGTGATGGGTGGATGGTGAATAGAAGCAATGACCTGCTGCTGTGGCTTCCGTCAGAGATAGCTGCTGCAGCACTTTCGCCATTCGCATCAGTTATTGTCACAAGGTCAGGGACACTGCAAGTACCGAAGCAGATGCTGGTAGCAGGGGATCAGTGGCACCAATGCTATGTACAGCGCTGA
- a CDS encoding Vegetative incompatibility protein HET-E-1: protein MADGSEVGRGHSVANGRKTNSLSLRLSTTWSASLSASLYRLTSPVANHSMPALWSRSASPRLPETTQHESVVDGYEASGRRHGSWQRAVHVPSYYKRSEDERSLPTHPTTTNNRKMSTANNRSNRKKGKVRRWLDSLLCVSSPEDPVAPSIQQRSSSHASLPLEPIQDFHTDTPNDDNTAQQGPSHASLPAEPTQSAHVDSANDENAPLPTGQPSAQISTPPDTSGVKNGAWAGLRLTLKTLRDTPAMFGPLASAANVLLDCFDTIEAVARNQQDYEQLATELDALSKSLVTTCNEVAPGSAADCVAGIVNTIKREANEIDSKLERGTGRRALMANADEQDLMRRYRRIQSLFRQLQTNIGMSTWANTNELVVKSRLGELNAEKKATYDSQLSGPTNRRTCTEGTRVKVLDELKAWVLEAAGQSVYWMSGMAGTGKTTIACTFAKWLEAEKLLAASFFCTRTSTDCQDVTRIIPTVAYQLAQYSIPFRSALCDILGNNSDIGSKDIAAQFEKLILEPLNRMKDDIPDGMVVVIDALDECKDQGGVGKLLDMLFKHAAQLPVRFFVTSRPESGIYATMAAHAASHEAIHLHKIEESLVSADIKLYLEEVLAPISPQVSDIEELVRRSGVLFIYAATLFRYILPTGRKANSQKRLRDIMAMAPEAVMGHAQIDLLYTVVLKSALEDEETNEEEKNDVRAVLNTVLLAQEPIGIQTIAALGGVGDTSRVEYALRSLSSVLYESGTGLVSTLHASFPDFMFDDKRSGTYFCDAPKHSLLVVRRCFEVMKKQLRMNICNLPSSFMRDKDVKNLNELIESNISPLLTYVCRYWANHLRPVLEVDEMQAALGEFVSTRLLFWMEVLSVRSELSTGAGTVQLMNAKQWLTSFEPQESRSKLAVTMEDAINFVAGHITSPASESTPHIYISSLPFCARSSYIYKHYWPRMQGLVELKGSLMDRRETAALATWNIRSEVLSVAYSGDGSQVAVGCKDGTVSIRNAYDGTLLVGPWNAHTRIVRSVVFSPDGRLVASGSYDGTIGVWDVRTGSPVAGPFHRHTDLVYSVSFSPDSKRIVSGSDNNTVCIWDTADGTLLVGLLHGHTDSVNSVTYSPDGTLIASASEDNTIRLWRSDDGTPAGSPLQGHTDSVNSVTFTPDGTRLVSGSSDGTVRVWRVSDGLAVATSFQGHSGGVYSVAVSPDGMLVASGSEDRTVRVWRISDGSLAAGPFVGHTIISGSDDRTVRVWNVREGMMSPASSEVGLLYITSLSFSPDGAHVLTVSREDERRMWGVSSGISQPASTDTQLPHLPSDASPPDSSYAAETNTDGRLVRVVRTDDKSVAAGPFNPTPRVWQFSRDSTCVIVGLKDGRIEGICLQTGQPAFELRSANDDWVDLIAEWPDRSLLASIDDTAYHSSSLRIWSMVSPSLCFRSSDDPPLDPGPGQTLSGLHARCYINRAGWMVNNNNDLLLWLPSEIADAGLSPFASLIVTTSGTLQVPKQMLLVGPEWDKCYVRG, encoded by the exons ATGGCAGACGGGAGCGAAGTTGGTCGGGGTCACTCGGTGGCAAATGGACGGAAGACCAATAGCTTGAGTTTGAGGCTGTCGACCACGTGGTCGGCCAGTCTTTCTGCGTCACTTTACCGCTTGACGTCTCCTGTAGCCAATCATAGTATGCCTGCACTATGGTCTCGTTCTGCATCACCAAGGCTGCCAGAAACGACTCAGCATGAATCTGTTGTCGACGGTTACGAGGCATCTGGACGGCGG CATGGCAGCTGGCAACGTGCAGTCCACGTTCCCTCTTACTATAAACGATCCGAGGACGAGCGCTCACTCCCAACCCATCCAACGACGACGAATAATCGAAAAATGTCGACTGCGAACAACAGGTCGAATAGAAAGAAAGGGAAAGTGCGACGCTGGCTGGATAGTCTGCTCTGCGTCTCATCGCCCGAGGATCCAGTCGCGCCATCCATCCAGCAGCGCTCGTCTTCGCATGCCTCGTTACCTCTAGAACCGATCCAAGACTTCCATACAGATACCCCCAATGATGACAACACCGCACAACAAGGGCCTTCGCATGCATCACTCCCTGCAGAACCGACCCAAAGTGCCCATGTAGATTCGGCCAATGACGAGAACGCACCCCTCCCGACAGGCCAGCCATCAGCTCAAATCAGTACCCCTCCCGATACATCAGGCGTCAAGAATGGGGCATGGGCTGGGCTTCGGCTGACTCTCAAGACCCTGAGAGACACTCCTGCGATGTTCGGCCCACTCGCCTCCGCAGCCAACGTACTTCTCGACTGCTTCGATACTATCGAG GCGGTCGCGCGGAACCAGCAAGACTACGAACAACTGGCGACCGAGCTTGACGCGCTCAGCAAATCGCTTGTCACGACATGCAACGAGGTCGCACCAGGCTCAGCTGCCGACTGCGTAGCTGGGATCGTCAA TACTATCAAACGAGAGGCGAATGAGATCGACAGCAAACTCGAGCGCGGGACTGGGAGACGGGCGCTGATGGCGAACGCGGACGAACAGGATCTGATGAGGCGGTACAGGCGGATACAGTCGCTGTTTCGGCAGCTGCAG ACGAACATCGGGATGAGCACCTGGGCAAACACGAACGAACTAGTGGTG AAATCAAGGCTTGGAGAACTGAACGCAGAAAAGAAGGCAACATACGACTCACAGCTCTCGGGACCGACCAACCGACGGACATGCACCGAAGGCACGCGGGTCAAAGTACTCGACGAACTCAAAGCCTGGGTGCTCGAGGCAGCCGGACAGTCAGTATATTGGATGAGCGGCATGGCGGGGACTGGCAAGACCACAATCGCATGTACGTTTGCCAAATGGCTCGAGGCCGAGAAGCTGCTGGCGGCGAGCTTCTTCTGCACGCGGACCTCTACCGACTGTCAGGACGTAACCCGAATCATACCGACGGTGGCATACCAGCTTGCACAATACTCTATCCCGTTCCGGTCGGCGCTGTGCGATATTCTCGGCAACAACTCGGATATAGGGTCAAAGGACATCGCGGCGCAGTTCGAAAAGCTGATACTGGAGCCGCTGAACAGAATGAAGGACGACATACCGGAcgggatggtggtggtgatcgATGCGTTGGATGAGTGCAAAGACCAAGGCGGAGTGGGAAAGCTTCTGGATATGCTGTTCAAGCACGCTGCTCAGCTACCGGTCCGGTTCTTCGTGACCAGTCGACCCGAGTCGGGCATCTACGCAACGATGGCAGCGCACGCAGCGTCTCACGAGGCTATACACCTGCACAAGATCGAGGAGTCGCTGGTCAGCGCGGACATCAAGCTGTACCTGGAAGAGGTGCTTGCGCCAATATCGCCTCAGGTATCGGACATCGAGGAGCTTGTTCGACGCTCCGGGGTGCTGTTCATCTATGCGGCCACTCTTTTCCGCTACATCTTGCCCACGGGCCGGAAGGCTAACTCGCAGAAACGGCTCCGAGACATCATGGCCATGGCTCCTGAGGCTGTGATGGGACACGCGCAGATTGATTTGCTGTACACGGTGGTGCTGAAGTCGGCGCTGGAAGACGAGGAAACGAACGAGGAAGAGAAGAACGACGTCCGGGCGGTACTTAACACCGTGTTGCTTGCGCAAGAGCCGATTGGGATCCAAACCATCGCGGCCCTCGGCGGAGTGGGCGATACGTCTCGAGTGGAGTATGCGCTGCGATCACTGAGCTCTGTGCTGTACGAGTCGGGCACGGGTCTGGTATCAACCCTACACGCCTCGTTTCCGGATTTCATGTTCGACGATAAGCGATCTGGGACCTACTTTTGCGACGCACCCAAGCACAGTCTACTGGTGGTGCGGCGATGCTTCGAGGTGATGAAGAAACAGCTACGAATGAACATATGCAATCTGCCGTCATCGTTTATGCGCGACAAGGATGTCAAGAACCTGAACGAGCTGATCGAATCGAACATCTCACCCCTGCTCACATATGTATGCCGCTATTGGGCGAACCACCTTCGGCCAGTGCTGGAGGTAGATGAAATGCAGGCGGCGCTGGGCGAGTTTGTATCGACGCGActgctgttctggatggaggtgctgAGCGTGCGGAGCGAGCTATCTACAGGAGCGGGTACGGTGCAGCTGATGAATGccaagcagtggctgacg TCATTTGAGCCCCAAGAGTCTCGGTCAAAGCTGGCGGTGACGATGGAAGATGCTATCAACTTTGTGGCGGGGCATATAACCAGCCCGGCTTCTGAATCGACCCCACACATCTACATCTCGTCACTCCCGTTCTGTGCGCGATCAAGCTATATATACAAGCACTACTGGCCTCGGATGCAAGGACTGGTGGAACTGAAGGGCAGTCTGATGGACCGCAGAGAGACAGCCGCACTGGCCACCTGGAACATTCGCTCGGAAGTATTGTCGGTGGCGTACTCAGGGGATGGCAGTCAAGTTGCAGTCGGATGCAAAGACGGAACAGTGAGCATACGGAACGCATACGATGGCACGCTGCTTGTTGGGCCCTGGAATGCTCACACCCGTATTGTTCGTTCGGTTGtgttctcgcctgatggcagaCTTGTTGCCTCGGGGTCATATGATGGCACCATCGGAGTGTGGGACGTGCGCACCGGCAGTCCTGTTGCCGGTCCATTCCACCGTCACACCGACCTTGTCTACTCGGtttcgttctcacccgacagcAAGCGCATAGTCTCTGGCTCCGACAACAACACCGTTTGTATATGGGACACGGCCGATGGCACACTGCTTGTGGGTCTGTTGCACGGTCATACCGACTCAGtcaactccgtgacgtactcgcCCGACGGCACACTCATTGCCTCTGCCTCTGAAGACAACACTATCCGACTGTGGCGCTCGGACGACGGCACTCCTGCTGGTTCCCCGCTTCAAGGTCACACCGACTCTGTCAACTCTGTTACGTTCACGCCCGATGGCACTCGACTTGTCAGCGGGTCATCCGACGGGACCGTTCGTGTGTGGAGGGTGTCGGATGGGTTGGCTGTTGCCACTTCATTTCAGGGTCATTCAGGCGGCGTCTACTCGGTGGCAGTGTCACCTGATGGCATGCTTGTTGCATCTGGGTCTGAAGATCGTACTGTGCGAGTGTGGAGGATCAGCGATGGGTCGCTTGCTGCCGGTCCATTTGTTGGCCATACTA TCATCTCTGGGTCTGATGATCGGACCGTTCGTGTTTGGAATGTGCGCGAAGGCATGATGTCCCCTGCCTCCTCGGAAGTTGGTCTATTATATATCACATCCCTCTctttctcgcctgatggcgcTCATGTGTTGACAGTGTCGCGTGAGGACGAGAGGCGCATGTGGGGTGTCTCGAGTGGCATATCCCAGCCAGCGTCAACCGATACCCAGCTTCCTCACCTTCCATCCGATGCATCACCTCCCGATAGCTCTTACGCTGCTGAAACCAATACGGATGGACGGCTAGTACGGGTTGTGCGCACGGACGACAAGTCTGTGGCTGCTGGGCCATTTAATCCTACCCCTCGAGTATGGCAGTTCTCTCGCGACAGTACCTGCGTCATTGTGGGCCTCAAGGATGGCAGGATTGAGGGGATATGTCTACAGACCGGGCAGCCTGCGTTCGAGTTGCGCTCGGCTAACGACGACTGGGTTGACCTGATTGCAGAGTGGCCCGATCGTTCCCTTCTTGCCTCCATTGACGACACCGCGTACCACAGTTCCAGCTTACGAATCTGGAGCATGGTTAGCCCTTCACTCTGTTTTCGGTCCTCAGACGATCCCCCTCTCGATCCGGGGCCAGGTCAGACCCTCTCTGGACTTCACGCCCGATGCTATATCAACAGGGCTGGGTGGATGGTCAACAATAACAATGACCTATTGCTCTGGCTTCCGTCAGAGATAGCTGATGCAGGACTGTCTCCGTTCGCGTCGCTTATTGTCACAACGTCAGGAACACTACAAGTACCAAAGCAGATGCTATTGGTCGGGCCGGAGTGGGACAAATGCTACGTACGGGGCTGA
- a CDS encoding tetraspanin family protein yields MSLTRHFCCCLPVRLGVFVLSLLSLIGGGIYAGATWYAYYLSEKEDHVSLTKTQKIAFIVSGVVYSILAIAALLGLIGAIGRKRGLVATYSTFMWFHLAAQVAVGAFFIYALFQNNNELVTQCKEQASCTNTNANINADDACQLFTKWGRVGAIISLVVILLIELYCCFIVSRYVSQLTDEQSFRAVNRTAHVEANAGRSSGYYPHEPIHSGTELLNKEGHSNDYPYAQAQHSFGHKA; encoded by the exons ATGTCTCTTACTCGCCACTTTTGCTGCTGTCTTCCCGTGCGACTCGGAGTCTTTGTGCTCTCGCTATTGTCGTTGATTGGTGGTGGAATCTACGCGGGTGCGACATGGTATGCATACTACC TCTCTGAAAAAGAAGACCATGTGTCACTTACCAAGACTCAGAAGATCGCGTTTATCGTGTCTGGAGTGGTGTACTCGATCCTGGCTATCGCGGCGCTATTGGGATTGATCGGTGCTATTGGAAGGAAACGTGGATTGGTGGCGACTTATAGTACATTCATGTGGTTCCACCTTGCAGCCCAGGTCGCTGTTGGAGCGTTCTTCATCTACGCGCTGTTCCAGAACAATAACGAGCTCGTGACGCAATGCAAGGAGCAGGCGAGTTG TACTAATACCAATGCCAACATTAATGCTGATGATGCGTGCCAGTTGTTCACCAAGTGGGGTCGCGTCGGTGCCATCATCTCATTGGTCGTTATTCTCCTTATTGAACTTT ACTGCTGCTTCATTGTTTCGCGTTATGTGTCTCAACTCACCGACGAACAATCCTTCCGTGCCGTCAACCGCACTGCCCACGTTGAGGCAAATGCTGGTCGCTCATCCGGATACTACCCGCACGAGCCAATTCACTCTGGAACCGAGCTCCTTAACAAGGAAGGTCACTCAAACGACTACCCGTATGCTCAAGCTCAGCACTCGTTTGGCCACAAGGCGTAA